In Phocoena phocoena chromosome 19, mPhoPho1.1, whole genome shotgun sequence, a genomic segment contains:
- the MIEN1 gene encoding migration and invasion enhancer 1 produces the protein MSGETGPASAAPPPGEVEPGSGVRIVVEYCEPCGFEATYLELASAVKEQYPGIEIESRLGSTGAFEIEINGQLVFSKLENGGFPYEKDLIEAIRRASNGEPLEKITNSRPPCVIL, from the exons ATGAGCGGGGAGACAGGGCCGGCGTCCGCAGCGCCCCCTCCCGGGGAGGTCGAACCGGGCAGTGGGGTCCGCATCGTGGTTGAGTACTG TGAACCCTGCGGCTTCGAGGCGACCTACCTGGAGCTGGCGAGTGCCGTGAAGGAGCAGTATCCTGGCATCGAGATCGAGTCGCGCCTGGGGAGCACAG GGGCCTTTGAGATCGAAATCAATGGACAGCTGGTGTTCTCCAAGCTGGAGAATGGAGGCTTTCCTTATGAGAAAGAT CTCATTGAGGCCATCCGAAGAGCCAGTAACGGAGAACCCCTAGAAAAGATCACCAATAGCCGCCCTCCCTGCGTCATCCTGTGA
- the GRB7 gene encoding growth factor receptor-bound protein 7: MFLDRAGLRTLCPATLAGASPDVMELGLSPPHLSSSSEDLYLAPGTPPGTPPPPDVPLSEEVKRSQPLSILTGRKLLRQEELRSTSLPSIPNPFPELCSPPSQTPILGGPSSARGLLPRDTSCPHVIKVYSEDGACRSVEVAAGATARYVCEMLVQRSHALSDENWGLVEGHPHLALERVLEDHESVVEVQAAWPIGGASRFLFRKNFAKYELFKNTPHSLFPEKMVSSCLDAHTGISHEDLIQNFLNAGSFPEIQGFLQLRGSGRKLWKRFFCFLRRSGLYYSTKGTSKDPRHLQYVADVNESNVYVVTQGRKLYGMPTDFGFCIKPNKLRNGHKGLRIFCSEDEQSRTCWLAAFRLFKYGVQLYKNYQQALCRHLRPPCVGSPPLRSVSDNTLVAMDFSGHAGRVIENPREALSAALEEAQAWRKKTNHRLSLPTPSSGTSLSAAIHRTQPWFHGRISREESQRLIGQQGLVDGVFLVRESQRNPQGFVLSLCHVQKVKHYLIMPSEEEGRLYFSMDEGQTRFTDLLQLVEFHQLNRGILPCLLRHCCTRVAL, from the exons ATGTTCCTTGATAGAGCCGGACTTCGAACGCTGTGTCCTGCTACTCTTGCTGGGGCTTCTCCAG aTGTCATGGAGCTGGGTCTGTCTCCACCTCATCTCAGCAGCTCCTCAGAAGACCTGTACCTGGCCCCTGGGACCCCTCCTGGGACTCCCCCACCTCCCGATGTTCCTCTGTCTGAGGAGGTGAAGAGGTCCCAGCCTCTGTCCATTCTGACCGGCAG GAAACTTCTTCGACAGGAGGAGCTGCGGTCAACCTCTCTACCCTCCATCCCCAACCCCTTCCCCGAGCTCTGCAGTCCTCCTTCACAGACCCCCATTCTTGGGGGGCCCTCCAGTGCAAGGGGGCTGCTCCCTCGAGACACCAGCTGCCCCCAT GTCATAAAGGTGTACAGTGAAGATGGGGCCTGCCGATCAGTGGAGGTGGCAGCGGGCGCCACGGCTCGCTACGTGTGTGAGATGCTGGTACAGCGATCTCATGCCTTGAGTGACGAGAACTGGGGGCTGGTGGAGGGCCACCCCCACCTAGCACTGG AGCGGGTCTTGGAGGACCATGAGTCGGTGGTGGAAGTGCAGGCTGCCTGGCCCATCGGCGGAGCCAGCCGCTTTCTCTTCCGGAAGAACTTTGCCAAGTACGAGCTGTTCAAGAACACCCCA CACTCCCTGTTCCCAGAAAAGATGGTCTCCAGCTGTCTGGACGCACACACGGGCATATCCCACGAAGACCTCATCCAG AACTTCCTGAATGCAGGCAGCTTCCCAGAGATCCAGGGCTTCCTGCAGCTACGGGGGTCAGGACGCAAGCTTTGGAAACGCTTCTTCTGCTTCCTACGCCGGTCTGGCCTCTATTACTCCACCAAGGGCACCTCCAAG GATCCGAGGCACCTGCAGTACGTAGCGGATGTGAATGAGTCCAACGTGTACGTGGTGACCCAGGGCCGCAAGCTCTACGGGATGCCCACGGACTTTGGCTTCTGTATCAAG CCAAACAAGCTTCGAAATGGCCACAAGGGGCTTCGCATCTTCTGCAGTGAGGATGAACAGAGCCGCACCTGCTGGTTAGCCGCCTTCCGCCTCTTCAAG tATGGGGTGCAGCTGTATAAGAATTACCAGCAGGCACTGTGCCGCCATCTGCGCCCACCCTGTGTGGGTTCCCCGCCCTTG AGGAGTGTCTCAGACAACACCCTGGTGGCCATGGACTTCTCTGGCCACGCCGGGCGTGTCATCGAGAACCCCCGGGAAGCTCTGAGTGCCGCCCTGGAGGAGGCCCAGGCCTGGAGG AAGAAGACGAACCACCGACTAAGCCTGCCCACCCCGAGCTCCGGCACGAGCCTCAGTGCAG CCATCCACCGCACCCAACCCTGGTTCCACGGACGCATTTCCCGCGAGGAGAGCCAGCGGCTCATCGGGCAGCAGGGCCTGGTAGACGG CGTGTTCCTCGTGCGAGAGAGCCAGCGGAACCCGCAGGGCTTTGTCCTCTCGCTGTGCCATGTGCAGAAAGTCAAACATTACCTCATCATGCCG AGCGAGGAGGAGGGGCGCCTGTACTTCAGCATGGACGAGGGCCAGACTCGCTTCACCGACCTGCTGCAGCTTGTGGAATTC